From Paenibacillus sp. PL2-23:
CTTGGGGAGACCGGAGCGGAGGAGTAGGGCTTGTGGAAAACAAAAAGCCGGGAAGGCGCTTGTGGGCGCTGTTCCTGGCTTTTTTTTGTGATGAGATGGGGGTGGGGGCTTGGGGGGCTGCTGTCGCGGATGGCGGAGAAAAGCTTGGTTCAGGTGCTATGACGGAAATTGTGGATCGGACCATTATAATCGGGGTCCTTTTTATACACATTATGAGAACAAGGAAGCGCTGCTGGGCGAGGTGTGGAGCGAGCTGATTGAGGGGAAACCAGAATCTAGGAGGAAAAAGGTTCACAGCCATCGACATTTTCTGCTATTCTGGACATAGACGTTAAGACTTATAACTAACTGTAGAATAGGAAGCGAAACCATATGTATTGTGTATGCAAACCGTGTATTGAACATGCTTTGGAACGATTCGTGGACGAATATGAGGACGCCCCGGATGTGGTCGACCTGAAGGAGACGCAGTTCGCGGACTGGGACCCTCCGAGAAAATGTGATTTCTGCGACGCGGCGGCGGAGTTTTTGGTCGTTTAGAGGATGGGGCGAGGTCGGGGCTTGGGAGAAGGAGTTGCGATAGAAAGAATAGTGAATGAAATGAACGTGAAAGAAAAACATGAATGAAGCAAGAGTGAATGAAGCAGCTGTGAATGATACGAGCGTAAAAGATGCAAGAGTGTAAGAAATCGTGAAAGAAGCAAGCGTGAATAAAACGAACGTGAAAGAAACAGATATGAATGAAACAAGCGTGAATGAAGCAGGCGTGAATGAGACAGACGTTAATGAAACTACCTTGAATGAAACAAACGTGAATGATAAAAATAAATACGCGAATGAAAATCAAAGCAAAGAATGAAAAGATTTCATGCCATGTCGTCGGAGAGAGTCGACGATTAGGCTGAAGGATAGAGGATGGGTCGGCTATGCATATTCAGATTGCGACCGTAGGGAAGCTGAAGGAGAAGTACCTGGTACTTGGCATCGCGGAATATGCCAAGCGTCTCGGGCCTTACGTGAAGCTTACGCTCACGGAAGTGCCCGATGAGAAGGCGCCGGAGACGATGAGTCCGGCGGAGGAGATGATTGTTCGCGAGCGAGAGGGGGAGCGGCTTCTGGCGCAGCTGAAGCCGGACGCCCACGTCATCGCGCTCGCGATCGAGGGCGAGCTCTGGTCCAGCGAGGATCTCGCGGACCAGCTCGATAAGTTAGCCACATATGGGCGGAGCCACGTGGCTTTCGTCATTGGCGGGAGCAACGGGCTCGCTCCCGTTGTCTTGAAGCGCGCCCAGCAGAAGCTGAGCTTTGGGCGCATGACCTTGCCGCACCAGTTGATGCGGCTGGTGCTGGTGGAGCAGATTTATCGGGCGGTGAAGATCAATCGGGGGGAACCGTATCACAAATAGTGGTAAAGCGGAAAGTTGAGTTAACCATTGCGATAACTACACTAGAAGTTCAAAGGGGGGGAATAACCCAGTGATTTGAGAGGATGTACTTTTA
This genomic window contains:
- the rlmH gene encoding 23S rRNA (pseudouridine(1915)-N(3))-methyltransferase RlmH — encoded protein: MHIQIATVGKLKEKYLVLGIAEYAKRLGPYVKLTLTEVPDEKAPETMSPAEEMIVREREGERLLAQLKPDAHVIALAIEGELWSSEDLADQLDKLATYGRSHVAFVIGGSNGLAPVVLKRAQQKLSFGRMTLPHQLMRLVLVEQIYRAVKINRGEPYHK
- a CDS encoding CxxH/CxxC protein, which translates into the protein MYCVCKPCIEHALERFVDEYEDAPDVVDLKETQFADWDPPRKCDFCDAAAEFLVV